A genomic segment from Sphingopyxis sp. DBS4 encodes:
- the fliP gene encoding flagellar type III secretion system pore protein FliP (The bacterial flagellar biogenesis protein FliP forms a type III secretion system (T3SS)-type pore required for flagellar assembly.), translating to MGGFALLAAATPAFAQDVGASGITRAVSEIGGDGRPLTLSLQILLLMSLLTVLPSLLLMMTSFTRIIIVLSILRHALGLQQTPPNQVLVGLSLFLSLFVMQPVLSEVNRVAIEPYGQEQIDIGTAISRSGDALHGFMMAQTRKTDLMMFAKIAKAPTYASPKDVPFSIVLPAFVTSELKTAFQIGFLIFLPFLVIDLIVASALMSLGMMMLSPTVISMPFKLLLFVLVDGWALTMGSLASSFGT from the coding sequence ATGGGCGGTTTTGCGCTGCTCGCCGCGGCAACGCCGGCCTTCGCACAGGACGTCGGCGCGAGCGGCATCACGCGCGCGGTGAGCGAGATCGGCGGCGACGGGCGGCCGCTGACGCTGTCGCTGCAGATCCTCCTGTTGATGAGCCTGCTGACGGTGCTGCCGTCGCTGCTCCTGATGATGACCAGCTTCACGCGCATCATCATCGTGCTGTCGATCCTGCGCCACGCGCTCGGGCTCCAGCAGACGCCGCCGAACCAGGTGCTCGTCGGGCTCAGCCTCTTCCTGTCGCTGTTCGTGATGCAGCCGGTGCTGAGCGAGGTGAACCGCGTCGCGATCGAACCTTACGGCCAGGAACAGATCGACATCGGCACCGCGATCAGCCGCTCGGGCGACGCGCTGCACGGCTTCATGATGGCGCAGACGCGCAAGACCGACCTGATGATGTTCGCGAAGATCGCCAAGGCGCCCACCTATGCGAGCCCCAAGGACGTGCCCTTCTCGATCGTGCTCCCCGCCTTCGTCACCAGCGAGCTCAAGACCGCTTTCCAGATCGGCTTCCTGATCTTCCTGCCCTTTCTCGTCATCGACCTGATCGTCGCGTCGGCGCTGATGTCGCTCGGCATGATGATGCTGTCGCCGACGGTGATCTCGATGCCCTTCAAGCTGCTGCTCTTCGTCCTCGTCGACGGCTGGGCGCTGACGATGGGCTCGCTCGCCTCCTCTTTCGGAACCTAG
- a CDS encoding FliI/YscN family ATPase, producing the protein MTRRLALTAQQLLAPVELRDASPRRIGTLVAHEGIMLEVSGFPQPLGSNVRIKSANNDYVYGEVVGFRGHRSLVLPFDTNMPLVTGAPVEPHGASSMVACGKALLGRIIDAQGNPLDGRPPVKSQFQWPLAGRKVNPLRRGRVTKPLNMGVRAINGLLTIGEGQRVAIIAGSGVGKSVLMGQMIAGTECDVIVVGLIGERSREVSDFVETKLPPAVRKKSVVVAVPADHPPLLRLRAAMRATAIAESFRAEGKKVLLLIDSLTRVAHAQREIGLTLGEPPTMKGYPPSTFALIPSLVERAGNDSLTGGSITALYTVLADGGDIDDPVVDSARAIVDGHIILSRTLAEQGVYPAIDVARSLSRTMADSVDPDHAAAAARFRQLWSAYEENRDLMLMGAYVAGGDPVLDTAIARHADQLAFVSQAAGTQVDFTTSRNALIEGFTA; encoded by the coding sequence ATGACGCGCCGCCTCGCCCTGACCGCGCAGCAATTGCTCGCGCCCGTCGAACTCCGCGACGCGAGCCCGCGCCGCATCGGCACGCTCGTCGCGCACGAGGGCATCATGCTCGAAGTGTCGGGCTTTCCGCAGCCGCTCGGCAGCAACGTCCGCATCAAGTCGGCGAACAACGACTATGTCTATGGCGAAGTCGTCGGCTTTCGCGGTCACCGCAGCCTCGTCCTCCCCTTCGACACCAACATGCCGCTCGTCACCGGCGCGCCGGTCGAGCCGCACGGCGCGAGCAGCATGGTCGCCTGCGGCAAGGCGCTGCTCGGCCGCATCATCGACGCACAGGGCAACCCGCTCGACGGCCGCCCGCCGGTCAAGTCGCAGTTTCAGTGGCCGCTCGCCGGCCGCAAGGTCAATCCGCTGCGCCGCGGCCGGGTGACGAAGCCGCTCAACATGGGGGTCCGCGCGATCAACGGCCTGCTCACCATCGGCGAGGGCCAGCGCGTCGCGATCATCGCGGGTTCGGGCGTCGGCAAGTCGGTGCTGATGGGCCAGATGATCGCGGGCACCGAATGCGATGTGATCGTCGTCGGGCTGATCGGCGAGCGCAGCCGCGAGGTCAGCGATTTCGTCGAGACCAAATTGCCCCCCGCCGTCCGCAAGAAATCGGTCGTCGTCGCGGTTCCCGCCGATCATCCGCCCTTGCTGCGCCTGCGCGCCGCGATGCGCGCAACCGCGATTGCGGAATCCTTTCGCGCCGAGGGCAAGAAGGTGCTGCTGCTGATCGACAGCCTGACCCGCGTCGCGCACGCGCAGCGCGAGATCGGGCTGACGCTGGGCGAGCCGCCGACGATGAAGGGCTATCCGCCCTCGACCTTCGCGCTGATCCCCTCGCTCGTCGAGCGCGCGGGCAACGACAGCCTGACCGGCGGATCGATCACCGCGCTCTACACCGTCCTCGCCGATGGCGGCGACATCGACGATCCGGTCGTCGATTCGGCGCGCGCGATCGTCGACGGGCATATCATCCTGTCGCGCACGCTCGCCGAACAGGGCGTCTATCCCGCGATCGACGTCGCCCGCTCGCTCTCGCGCACCATGGCCGATTCGGTCGACCCCGATCATGCCGCCGCCGCCGCGCGCTTTCGTCAGCTCTGGTCCGCCTATGAAGAGAATCGCGATCTGATGCTGATGGGCGCCTATGTCGCCGGCGGCGATCCCGTGCTCGACACCGCGATCGCGCGCCACGCCGATCAGCTCGCCTTCGTGTCGCAGGCCGCCGGCACGCAAGTCGATTTCACCACCTCCCGCAACGCCCTGATTGAAGGATTTACTGCATGA
- a CDS encoding flagellar hook-length control protein FliK: MAAPALPQAQTGLATILAALGPAAPADSDAGGFEQLLARLPGSVASGADALPAGPIALTPPSNTPVPAAPSAVVDGEADMVLPMATTLPTATATAPLASAISPLRSQPGAAPVQISAAAAATGAILPEASAEQPSTPAAKPAEATPTPDAAVAASLLIAVATPRATAKPAVDAPGKPLEKLDAKADDADGDAPVGTDAPEARAAELPVATTVTADPAQSAPVSAATATAVAMAANAAPTPTGRPAKTSETKEAAPRSTATATTLPTTTGKTAPTPDAPAVAPARPADKAVASAASKPAREEALAPTPARPVRAESAALPTSAAKPAADPAPVRPVADSGASMAVLFGQPAAPGIVAPAFAQAAAPVTERLLDMGSDDQWIAQLATDIAATKSESGDLSFRLMPRHLGRLDVAMKLDDSGGVSLKLDTQHEATATIVTAAQPRLVEDLRQQGVRVAEAQVTHTPAETGRQQQQQGQSGRNAAPNASHLIETAPERPGADRNERAADRRGRFA; the protein is encoded by the coding sequence ATGGCTGCCCCCGCCCTTCCCCAGGCGCAGACCGGCCTCGCGACGATCCTCGCCGCGCTGGGTCCGGCGGCGCCCGCCGACAGCGATGCCGGCGGCTTCGAGCAATTGCTCGCCAGGCTGCCCGGCAGCGTGGCGAGCGGCGCCGACGCGCTGCCGGCCGGTCCGATCGCGCTCACGCCTCCCTCCAACACCCCCGTCCCGGCCGCCCCGAGCGCCGTCGTCGACGGGGAAGCGGACATGGTGCTTCCTATGGCAACGACCCTTCCGACCGCGACGGCGACGGCGCCGCTGGCTTCGGCCATCAGCCCGCTTCGCTCGCAGCCCGGCGCCGCACCGGTCCAGATATCGGCGGCCGCCGCGGCGACCGGAGCGATCCTGCCCGAGGCGTCCGCCGAGCAGCCCTCCACGCCCGCCGCGAAACCGGCAGAGGCGACGCCGACGCCCGACGCCGCCGTTGCCGCGAGCCTGCTGATCGCCGTGGCGACCCCGCGCGCTACCGCGAAGCCCGCGGTCGATGCACCCGGAAAGCCCCTCGAAAAGCTCGATGCCAAGGCCGACGACGCGGACGGTGACGCTCCCGTCGGGACCGACGCTCCCGAAGCCCGCGCCGCCGAGCTGCCCGTCGCGACGACCGTGACCGCCGATCCGGCACAGTCGGCCCCTGTCTCTGCCGCTACCGCTACCGCCGTGGCAATGGCAGCAAATGCGGCTCCGACACCCACCGGCCGACCCGCGAAGACGTCCGAAACGAAAGAGGCGGCGCCGCGATCGACGGCGACGGCGACGACCCTGCCTACCACGACGGGCAAGACCGCACCGACGCCCGACGCTCCCGCCGTTGCTCCGGCGCGTCCGGCCGACAAGGCCGTCGCGAGCGCCGCTTCCAAGCCCGCTCGCGAAGAGGCTCTTGCCCCCACCCCGGCGCGTCCGGTCAGGGCGGAAAGCGCCGCCTTGCCGACGTCGGCCGCGAAACCGGCCGCCGATCCCGCCCCGGTCCGGCCCGTGGCCGACAGCGGCGCGTCGATGGCGGTGCTCTTCGGCCAGCCCGCCGCACCGGGCATCGTGGCCCCCGCTTTCGCCCAGGCCGCCGCGCCGGTCACCGAACGCCTGCTCGATATGGGCAGCGACGACCAGTGGATCGCCCAGCTCGCGACCGACATCGCCGCGACCAAATCGGAAAGCGGCGACCTCAGCTTCCGCCTGATGCCGCGCCATCTCGGCCGGCTCGACGTCGCGATGAAGCTGGACGACAGCGGCGGTGTGTCGCTGAAGCTCGACACCCAGCATGAAGCGACCGCGACGATCGTCACCGCCGCGCAGCCGCGTCTCGTCGAGGATCTGCGCCAGCAGGGCGTGCGCGTCGCCGAGGCGCAGGTCACGCATACGCCCGCCGAGACCGGGCGCCAGCAACAGCAGCAGGGCCAGAGCGGCCGGAATGCTGCTCCGAACGCCAGCCATCTGATCGAAACCGCCCCCGAGCGCCCCGGCGCCGACCGCAATGAACGCGCCGCGGATCGCCGCGGCCGCTTTGCCTGA
- a CDS encoding flagellar biosynthetic protein FliO, with the protein MLEYILRLLILLPLVGGMAWGSIWLWKRVQMGVPLTGGAKQARAVEMVGVLPLGPGTKLAVVEFAGQQILLSVSRGQVTRLADNSQGDFHVG; encoded by the coding sequence ATGCTCGAATATATTCTCCGTCTGCTGATCCTGCTGCCGCTCGTCGGCGGTATGGCGTGGGGCAGCATATGGCTATGGAAGCGCGTCCAGATGGGCGTGCCCCTGACCGGCGGCGCCAAGCAAGCCCGCGCGGTCGAAATGGTCGGCGTGCTGCCGCTTGGCCCCGGCACCAAGCTCGCGGTCGTCGAATTCGCGGGCCAGCAGATATTGCTCTCGGTCTCGCGCGGCCAGGTCACCCGCCTCGCCGACAACAGCCAGGGCGACTTTCATGTCGGCTGA
- the fliL gene encoding flagellar basal body-associated protein FliL has translation MSKDKTPDAEPKKGGKMKKMLMLGIGATALISAGAGAGIYLGGGLAGPEAKPEDHYPKLVVRSVGEEAAAEGEGGGEGKEPALKVGTVSVPNDRFKVDPRKYEITYYPMTDAFTTNLADGSGFLQVGISLSTFYDGKVITNIKRQQVPIRSAVLMVLAEQDPALLSTSQGKQQLQRQLTAAINDVLRDKEGFGGIDNVYFTSLVIQ, from the coding sequence ATGAGCAAGGACAAAACCCCCGACGCCGAGCCCAAGAAGGGTGGCAAGATGAAGAAGATGCTGATGCTGGGTATCGGCGCGACCGCGCTGATCAGCGCCGGCGCCGGTGCGGGCATCTATCTGGGCGGCGGCCTCGCCGGTCCTGAAGCGAAACCCGAGGATCATTATCCCAAGCTTGTCGTCCGCAGCGTCGGCGAGGAAGCGGCGGCCGAGGGCGAAGGCGGCGGGGAAGGCAAGGAGCCGGCGCTGAAGGTCGGCACCGTCTCGGTTCCGAACGACCGCTTCAAGGTCGATCCGCGCAAATATGAAATCACCTATTATCCGATGACCGATGCCTTCACGACCAACCTCGCCGACGGATCGGGCTTCCTTCAGGTCGGGATCAGCCTGTCGACCTTTTACGACGGCAAGGTGATCACCAACATCAAGCGCCAGCAGGTGCCGATCCGCTCGGCGGTGCTGATGGTGCTCGCCGAACAGGATCCGGCGCTGTTGTCGACCTCGCAGGGCAAGCAGCAGCTTCAGCGTCAGCTCACCGCCGCGATCAACGACGTGCTGCGCGACAAGGAAGGCTTCGGCGGCATCGACAATGTCTATTTCACCAGCCTGGTGATCCAGTGA
- the fliS gene encoding flagellar export chaperone FliS yields the protein MTSMAATPSTVRATGLYRRLQHESRALAADPVELVTMLYDELETAVGVLASMVRQGQRISATEPARRARTILIGLDANLDRDAGGDVATALSRVYRSMRRKLDDAVSANSAESLDELLNGIVTISSAWRQLR from the coding sequence ATGACGTCCATGGCCGCTACACCCTCGACCGTCCGCGCGACGGGACTCTATCGCCGTCTGCAACACGAAAGCCGCGCGCTGGCCGCCGATCCGGTCGAACTCGTCACCATGCTCTATGACGAGCTGGAGACGGCGGTCGGGGTGCTCGCCTCGATGGTGCGGCAGGGGCAGCGCATCTCGGCGACCGAACCCGCGCGGCGCGCGCGCACCATCCTGATCGGCCTCGACGCGAACCTCGACCGCGATGCCGGCGGCGACGTCGCCACCGCACTGTCGCGCGTCTATCGCAGCATGCGCCGCAAGCTCGACGACGCGGTCTCGGCCAACAGCGCCGAATCGCTCGACGAATTGCTGAACGGCATCGTGACGATCAGCTCGGCCTGGCGGCAGCTTCGGTAG
- a CDS encoding flagellar biosynthetic protein FliQ — MEADYFVGVAQQSLWVLALASAPILIPILVVGVLLGMVQAATSINEQTLSFVPKLIVTAVCLAIFGSSILVLLTDFTQDIFAQIPNLVR; from the coding sequence ATGGAAGCCGATTATTTCGTCGGGGTCGCGCAGCAGTCCTTGTGGGTGCTCGCGCTCGCCTCGGCGCCGATCCTGATCCCGATCCTCGTCGTCGGCGTGCTGCTCGGCATGGTGCAGGCGGCGACCTCGATCAACGAACAGACGCTGAGCTTCGTGCCGAAGCTGATCGTCACCGCCGTCTGCCTTGCGATCTTCGGCAGCAGCATATTGGTGCTGCTCACCGATTTCACGCAGGACATCTTCGCGCAGATCCCGAATCTGGTCCGCTAG
- a CDS encoding FliH/SctL family protein, giving the protein MSDRAAEATVVSLAALMAEGRGFRPLHFGAPLVAETVPVEPAPAAAEPADDPFAQGLAEGQRLAEAAFAVEREQLLALVAGAEALQDEPSEELAQLIAETVERLVRQIVGRAPIDAEWLQTQADIAAAMVAEADKARTLWVNPADAALLMDAPIALPVEADPTMMRGTVRIETSAGWIEHGRAVYLGELRAALGGEDIAA; this is encoded by the coding sequence ATGTCTGATCGCGCCGCCGAAGCGACCGTCGTCTCGCTCGCCGCGCTGATGGCGGAAGGACGCGGCTTTCGCCCGCTGCATTTCGGCGCGCCGCTGGTCGCCGAGACGGTTCCGGTCGAACCGGCGCCCGCCGCCGCGGAGCCCGCCGACGATCCGTTCGCGCAGGGCCTTGCCGAAGGCCAGCGCCTCGCCGAGGCCGCTTTCGCGGTCGAGCGCGAACAGTTGCTGGCGCTCGTCGCGGGCGCCGAGGCGCTGCAGGACGAACCGAGCGAGGAACTGGCGCAGCTGATCGCCGAAACGGTCGAGCGGCTGGTCCGCCAGATCGTCGGCCGCGCGCCGATCGACGCCGAATGGCTGCAGACGCAGGCCGACATCGCCGCGGCGATGGTCGCCGAGGCCGACAAGGCGCGCACCCTGTGGGTCAACCCCGCCGACGCCGCGCTGCTGATGGACGCACCGATCGCGCTGCCGGTCGAGGCCGACCCGACGATGATGCGCGGCACCGTCCGCATCGAAACCTCGGCCGGCTGGATCGAGCACGGCCGCGCCGTCTATCTGGGTGAACTGCGCGCCGCGCTCGGCGGCGAGGATATCGCCGCATGA
- the fliN gene encoding flagellar motor switch protein FliN, translating to MNDMSEAPARPDRRDRSIAGAPNFDLLAGVSLRVSVEVGSTSMTLAELLSLSEGSVVELDRAANELLDIYANGTLIAKGEIVSVEGRYGIQIAEVVAPAQGFAGFERRG from the coding sequence ATGAATGACATGAGCGAAGCCCCCGCCCGGCCCGACCGGCGCGACCGGAGCATTGCGGGCGCGCCCAATTTCGATCTGCTCGCCGGCGTCTCGCTGCGCGTCTCGGTCGAGGTCGGATCGACGTCGATGACGCTCGCCGAATTGCTGTCGCTGTCCGAAGGCAGCGTCGTCGAACTCGACCGCGCCGCGAACGAGCTGCTCGACATCTATGCCAACGGCACATTGATCGCGAAGGGCGAGATCGTCAGCGTCGAAGGCCGCTACGGCATCCAGATCGCCGAAGTCGTCGCACCCGCGCAAGGGTTCGCGGGCTTCGAGCGGAGGGGCTGA
- the fliD gene encoding flagellar filament capping protein FliD has product MVTSIANSLGFGSGLDIKQLVTDLSSASRDPKVARISTLTTQNQAQISAVAQARSDLEGFADSLQQMIDDGSLRSTPTVSDDSVLSATARAGLSADSFSATIVVNSLARAQTAYSGIVADKSAAIGIGTMTLSVGGVNKTITIDATNNSLEGLATAINASGAGVTASIVADTGGSRIVLKGATGEANAFTLTADAGADPALAALGYGAGGGMTLGQSAANATFTIDGIAYSRATNSIDDVIPGMALTLKKAAPGQPVDIGASRPLDMIRQTVGDFVSVYNQLKKSLTAATGMSGTTSSLRSLERELSDMVNKVLTSGSGISRLSDIGISSAKDGTLTLDSAKLEKALTADAGAVEALFSPRRDATHTATTDPGIAGILDAIRDKAVASDGAIGRVSKSLADKSSSLAEQLEKVEEREAAYKARLEKQYSALDVKLNAFKATQAYLEQQIKMWTNQNND; this is encoded by the coding sequence ATGGTCACCTCTATCGCCAATTCGCTCGGCTTCGGATCGGGGCTCGACATCAAGCAGCTGGTTACGGACCTGTCGTCCGCCTCCCGCGACCCGAAGGTCGCGCGGATTTCGACGCTGACGACACAGAACCAGGCGCAGATAAGCGCCGTCGCACAGGCGCGGTCGGACCTCGAGGGCTTCGCCGATTCGCTCCAGCAAATGATCGATGACGGGTCGCTCCGCAGCACGCCGACCGTTTCCGACGACAGCGTGCTGTCGGCGACCGCGCGCGCAGGCCTCAGCGCCGACAGCTTTTCGGCGACCATCGTCGTGAACAGCCTCGCCCGCGCACAGACCGCCTATTCGGGCATCGTCGCCGACAAGAGCGCCGCGATCGGCATCGGCACGATGACGCTGAGCGTCGGGGGCGTGAACAAGACGATCACGATCGATGCGACCAACAACAGCCTCGAAGGCCTTGCGACCGCGATCAATGCCAGCGGCGCCGGGGTCACCGCCTCGATCGTCGCCGACACCGGCGGCAGCCGTATCGTGCTGAAGGGTGCGACGGGCGAAGCGAACGCCTTCACCCTGACCGCCGACGCGGGGGCCGACCCCGCGCTCGCCGCTCTCGGCTATGGCGCGGGCGGCGGCATGACGCTCGGCCAGTCGGCCGCGAACGCGACCTTCACGATCGACGGCATCGCCTACAGCCGCGCCACGAACAGTATCGACGACGTCATTCCCGGCATGGCGCTGACGCTCAAGAAGGCCGCCCCCGGCCAGCCGGTCGACATCGGTGCGAGCCGCCCGCTCGATATGATCCGCCAGACCGTCGGCGATTTCGTGTCGGTCTATAATCAGCTCAAGAAGAGCCTGACCGCCGCCACCGGCATGTCGGGCACCACCAGCTCGCTCCGCTCGCTCGAGCGCGAGCTCAGCGACATGGTCAACAAGGTGCTGACCAGCGGCAGCGGTATCTCGAGACTGTCCGACATCGGCATCTCGTCTGCCAAGGACGGGACGCTTACGCTCGATTCGGCGAAACTGGAAAAGGCGCTGACTGCCGACGCCGGCGCGGTCGAGGCGCTGTTCAGCCCACGCCGCGATGCGACACACACCGCGACCACGGATCCCGGCATCGCCGGCATCCTCGATGCGATCCGCGACAAGGCGGTCGCAAGCGACGGCGCGATCGGCCGCGTGTCGAAATCGCTCGCCGACAAGAGCAGTTCGCTCGCCGAGCAGCTCGAAAAGGTCGAGGAGCGCGAAGCCGCTTACAAGGCGCGGCTCGAAAAGCAGTATAGCGCCCTCGACGTCAAACTGAACGCCTTCAAGGCAACCCAGGCCTATCTTGAGCAACAGATCAAGATGTGGACGAACCAGAACAACGACTGA
- the flhB gene encoding flagellar type III secretion system protein FlhB, with protein sequence MAGTSEKDQKTELPTQKKLKDSAREGDVLMSKELATALMMLAGAGWLFAAGGWLVDSAGELIKRGLTLDAGDIAHFAPGEAVMRNGVEILLPLASLFALAIGASIAAPAMLGSLGWRGKALGFKGNRMNPLSGIKRIFGPQGVIELVKSLAKVLLLGTIGYQLVAHSLPAIMSMAQADLNAAIGLAGRAVGHSMLAMAGGLVVIALIDVPAQWYQRTRRLMMSKQEIKEEMREADGAPELKQAQRQRAHEILSGSARKAVSDATVILTNPTHFSVALRYRPGQDAAPVVVARGRGDVALSIRELARTANVPILEYPQLARAIYFTARAGRTIPEELFVAVATVLAFVFQLERAMAEGLGQPVVDVPVTHRFDPEGRRQN encoded by the coding sequence ATGGCGGGGACGAGCGAAAAGGACCAGAAGACCGAGCTTCCAACCCAGAAGAAGCTCAAGGATTCGGCGCGCGAGGGCGACGTGCTGATGTCGAAGGAACTCGCGACGGCGCTGATGATGCTCGCCGGCGCGGGCTGGCTGTTCGCCGCGGGCGGCTGGCTCGTCGATTCGGCGGGCGAGCTCATCAAGCGCGGCCTGACCCTCGACGCCGGCGATATCGCCCATTTCGCCCCCGGCGAGGCGGTGATGCGCAACGGCGTCGAGATATTGCTGCCGCTCGCCAGCCTGTTCGCGCTCGCGATCGGCGCGAGCATCGCCGCGCCCGCGATGCTGGGCTCGCTCGGCTGGCGCGGCAAGGCACTGGGGTTCAAGGGCAATCGGATGAACCCCCTGTCGGGGATCAAACGCATCTTCGGGCCGCAGGGCGTCATCGAGCTGGTCAAGTCGCTCGCCAAGGTGCTGCTGCTCGGCACGATCGGCTATCAGCTCGTCGCGCACAGCCTGCCCGCGATCATGTCGATGGCGCAGGCCGACCTCAACGCCGCGATCGGCCTCGCCGGCCGCGCCGTCGGCCATTCGATGCTCGCGATGGCGGGCGGCCTCGTCGTCATCGCGCTGATCGACGTGCCCGCGCAATGGTATCAACGCACCCGCCGCCTGATGATGAGCAAGCAGGAAATCAAAGAGGAAATGCGCGAAGCGGACGGCGCGCCCGAACTCAAACAGGCGCAGCGCCAGCGCGCTCACGAGATATTGAGCGGTTCCGCGCGCAAGGCGGTGTCGGACGCGACCGTCATCCTCACCAACCCGACCCATTTCTCGGTCGCGCTTCGCTATCGCCCCGGTCAGGACGCGGCGCCCGTCGTCGTCGCGCGCGGGCGCGGCGACGTCGCGCTGTCGATCCGCGAACTCGCGCGCACCGCGAACGTGCCGATCCTCGAATATCCGCAGCTCGCCCGCGCCATCTATTTCACCGCGCGCGCCGGACGGACGATTCCCGAGGAATTGTTCGTCGCGGTCGCGACGGTGCTCGCCTTCGTCTTCCAGCTCGAACGCGCGATGGCCGAAGGCCTGGGGCAGCCCGTGGTCGACGTACCGGTCACGCACCGCTTCGACCCCGAGGGGCGGCGACAAAACTGA
- the fliR gene encoding flagellar biosynthetic protein FliR, which translates to MNPADVPNIEAMLQLWMLGMIRPGAAFLAAPVFGAANVPVQLRLVIALAVGVPAVAASGMALPADGIVSVPGLFFIIGEAVIGLAIGFVLQMGLAAALLAGEAISNAMGLGFASMVDPLSGASSTVVGQFLSMLATALFLAADGHLMLIRIIVDSYQALPPGNAFPSFAAIGGLLHFASLMFAAGLTIALPVGFVLILVQMIMGVIGRSAPAMNLFAVGLPATLLAGVILLGMATPAMAETIARFLSDALDMARTLAAGR; encoded by the coding sequence ATGAACCCCGCCGACGTCCCGAATATCGAGGCGATGCTCCAGCTCTGGATGCTGGGGATGATCCGGCCCGGCGCCGCCTTTCTCGCCGCGCCGGTGTTCGGCGCCGCGAACGTGCCGGTGCAGCTTCGCCTCGTCATCGCGCTCGCGGTCGGCGTGCCCGCGGTCGCGGCGTCGGGAATGGCGCTGCCCGCGGACGGCATCGTCTCGGTCCCCGGCCTCTTCTTCATCATCGGCGAGGCGGTGATCGGCCTCGCGATCGGCTTCGTGCTCCAGATGGGGCTCGCCGCCGCGCTGCTCGCGGGCGAGGCGATCAGCAATGCGATGGGCCTCGGCTTCGCGTCGATGGTCGATCCCTTGAGCGGCGCATCGAGCACCGTCGTCGGCCAGTTCCTGTCGATGCTCGCGACCGCGCTCTTCCTCGCCGCCGACGGCCATCTGATGCTGATCCGGATCATCGTCGACAGCTATCAGGCGCTGCCGCCCGGCAACGCCTTTCCCTCCTTCGCCGCGATCGGCGGCCTGCTCCATTTCGCGAGCCTGATGTTCGCCGCCGGGCTGACGATCGCGCTGCCGGTCGGCTTCGTGCTGATCCTCGTCCAGATGATCATGGGCGTGATCGGCCGCTCGGCCCCGGCGATGAACCTGTTCGCGGTCGGCCTGCCCGCGACTTTGCTCGCGGGCGTCATCCTGCTCGGCATGGCGACCCCGGCGATGGCCGAAACGATCGCCCGCTTCCTTTCCGACGCGCTCGACATGGCGCGCACGCTCGCCGCGGGGCGCTGA
- a CDS encoding FliM/FliN family flagellar motor switch protein — MSLEPKPVDASAKQAADAKASLLLRKTEGSYAFPVLDSVGNQFARSLRDLIRALGAPTVQVEREAAVQMRFTDWCQAVSPGLFWRYHAPPLKGPVLLAAARPLLLQLVDIFYGGKGQLAGEREELTDAEERFAARLGRDMGQQLAAAWKMGIEPELDCVTGDPAKLAAVRGDDELLVQRFTLRGGVFEGRTILCAYPQAALRGIAGAEPVPEMRDGPAIDPAWTATLNRALKTVRVPVRSVLARPEISLVKLLSLEVGDIIPLTIPRNVPVTVAGRSFASGSIGESNGNAAILIETVEKGSDDE, encoded by the coding sequence GTGAGCCTCGAGCCGAAACCCGTCGATGCCTCGGCCAAGCAGGCCGCCGACGCGAAGGCGTCGCTGCTGCTGCGCAAGACCGAGGGCAGCTATGCCTTTCCGGTGCTCGACAGCGTCGGCAACCAGTTCGCGCGCAGCTTGCGCGACCTGATCCGCGCGCTCGGCGCGCCGACGGTGCAGGTCGAGCGCGAGGCCGCGGTGCAGATGCGCTTTACCGACTGGTGCCAGGCAGTCAGCCCCGGTCTGTTCTGGCGCTACCACGCGCCGCCGCTCAAGGGGCCGGTGCTGCTCGCCGCGGCGCGCCCGCTGCTCCTTCAGCTCGTCGACATCTTCTATGGCGGCAAGGGCCAGCTCGCCGGCGAGCGCGAGGAGCTGACCGACGCCGAGGAACGCTTCGCCGCGCGTCTCGGCCGCGACATGGGCCAGCAGCTCGCCGCGGCGTGGAAGATGGGGATCGAACCCGAACTCGACTGCGTGACCGGCGATCCGGCCAAGCTCGCCGCGGTGCGAGGCGACGACGAACTGCTCGTCCAGCGCTTCACGTTGCGCGGCGGCGTGTTCGAGGGGCGGACGATTCTCTGCGCCTATCCGCAGGCAGCGCTGCGCGGAATCGCGGGCGCCGAACCCGTTCCCGAGATGCGCGACGGACCCGCGATCGACCCCGCCTGGACCGCAACGCTGAACCGCGCGCTCAAGACCGTGCGCGTGCCGGTGCGCTCTGTTCTTGCCCGCCCGGAAATTTCTTTGGTGAAACTCCTCTCTTTGGAGGTCGGCGATATCATTCCGTTAACCATTCCGCGCAATGTTCCGGTAACCGTCGCCGGCCGCAGTTTCGCGTCCGGCAGCATCGGGGAATCGAATGGCAACGCCGCCATCCTGATTGAGACTGTCGAAAAGGGATCCGACGATGAATGA